ATAGTGAGTTTAGCAGCAAATAACAATACGGGTAATTCTACCAGTAGCTTCTGCAATTGCACACGGTCGTTCAGTATCTCCTTACCAGTTACCATTTTGGCGTTGCTGGGATTCTTTTTGTTCATCTACTTCTTTTGGATCTACGCCCACCGCCGAAGCACCAACTGGGACTACAGAAGACTGGGCCGTAATAATACAGAAGCGAATAGTACTATGGAGGCCATCAACAGGGAGGCCGCCCGGGGTTTGGAGCGGGTGGTCATCGAGAGCATTCCCATTTTCAGCTACAGTCTGGTGAAGCGCCTCAAATCACAGGCCAACTGCTCCGAATGCGCGGTCTGTCTGAGCGACTTCGCGGAGGACAACATGCTGCGGTCGCTTCCCAAGTGCAGCCACGCTTTTCATCCGGAATGTATTGACGGCTGGCTCTTCACTCACACCACGTGCCCTGTGTGCCGGACAAGCCTTTGCGAAGACATTCCAACGGCTACAGGCTTCGGTGTAGTCGAACAGCAATCGCTTCCCGGCGAGGTCACCGTCGTTATTGACAACGGAGCCGGAGTTAACCCCTTCATAGATATTTCAGATGATGATACAACGGACGAAGCTTCAGGGCGTGATTCGAGGGCGTACTCGTTGGTAAGGGTAAGGAAGGAGACGGAGCAGCCGAGTGAGTGGTACATCGCCACAGCGGAGGGTCTCACGCCTGGTTTGCATGGGAGTTACAGCTTCGTAGGCGTGCATTATTTGCATGAGCCGTCAGGTTCTCATGCCCTGTTCGAGTGCTCTAAACGAGGCGGGTTTGTCGGCAATGCAGGGCATGGATCAAGATCTGAAAGATGGGGCCGGATTTCTATAAAGCCGGCCTTGGTTTTGAGGACGTTTTCTGAGCGCTTTATCCCTCGAGCTAGAGGTCAAGTTGGTGCTGAGCAGCAGGATAACATGGCTTAATTGAATAGGAAGTTTAGCTGGTTAAGGGCAAGAGACAGGAACTAGCGCTCTCAGACATACAGCACAAAAGTTTACTAGTGCTGAATAGACTTTCCATACACCACAAAAGTTTACTAGTTGATCCAGACAAAACTATTGACGACGCAGTCTGCCTAAAAGCATGTAAATGGCCTGTTTTGGTTTTGCAACTTTTCTCAAAGTAGCCGCGTTGCTTCAAATAAGAGATCTCTAAGCTTCCTAGCTACCCTGTCTGTTATGTAAATTTCTTAGCATAGTCATATCATAAGACGAGAAAGAGTATTAATATATTATGTATAACCAGTTGTTCATTATTTCAATCGTTTTTTACTTAATTTGTTGCTGTAATTTAGATACAGAAGATAACATGTTCGAATCACAAAATAGACATCTAACTTCCCCCTTATGGCAGGCCCTTGCCCTGGCAACGCCCAAAAGACGAATGGTTCCTTTTCAATTTCTATtctaatattttgaaatatttggaATTGAATTTAAGATGACGAAGTTGAATTGAAGTTTGATTATAAATCAGTGCATGACTTGAATCTGCGTAATATTGATGTGGGCGATGCCTAAATTTTAATCGTGGTCGGTTCACTTCTAAACTTTAATGAAATTGGACCGAGTAGACTTTTCATCCCTATAAAGACACTCACCTAGGTATTTGGTAATATAATAGTCAATGAATATTGTTGTCACATGTTTTTTTGGGGAGTTTTCTAAGAAATGACTAATATTTGACACACTAGATGTTGATTTAATAGCTTCTAAAATGAGCAAAGATAATAGGTCTAATTATGAAATATATGTTAGCTAGTAATGTAAGTTAATGATGCATTATTGATTCTTTATAAATGTCTATAATGATGTATTAACTCATTTTCTTGACTTCGAAGAGTTTTTTTAGAGTTCTAAATTTCCATTTCAATGTTTATATTTCTACATCTTTAAATCACTCATTTTGTTGATTCTAAAGAGTTTTCTAGACTTCCACATTTCCATTTCCATGTCTACTCATATAAAAATTCTTCCCACCTCTTGCCCATTTTTATTTTTTAGCATTTCATTTTAAAATTTCTTGTGGCTAATCAATGAATGCTAAGAGTTTCATTCTAATGTCGTACCCAAATGTCCATGTTTATATTGAGTTCCCTCAGAGGTCCCTAATGCATttgttatttatttcttcttaTGCAGAGTTTAAGCTAACATCTAGACTTCTAGTTTTTCACCAAGATATCCCATCTTGATGTCACATCTCATCTCTCTTCTCTTAAATTGCTTTTATATTTCTTCCTTTACTCTTTTCACCTATTTGTAGAATTTCTATATAATTCCAAATTTTCATTATAAATTATAGTCTTGGCCTTTAGTTATATAATGAAACCCATCTTCGTTTCTCACCTCTCATCCTACATCAAATGTATGAACTTCATTTTGTTTACTTTAACCACTATCTAAATCCTTCTAGCATACCATTAGTGATTGGATTTTGCCTCACAACAACTCCGTAAGTTGTATCCCACCCAAGAAACCATTTTTCATTTCTAAGACACAGATTTGCATGCAATTTCAATTGCCAAAGCAGAGTGTGGCTATGCTACCAATAAGAAGTGGTTGTCTTCTATCTCCTAATTATTTTCATGTATATTCTAAGTTTGTTATATCATGTATTTTGTTGATTTTAGCTTTTCTTTCACACCAAATTCATGATATATATATTGCTTCATCAATTTTTCATAACTTATTAGGGAGAAAAACTACCTACCTCCCTACATGATCTAGAATTGTATAAATGATCTAGGAATGAGTGCAATTAGATGGAGAAGGATTTTAATGATTCCTATTAAATTTGGACACCTTAAAGAGGTGATCTATGCAGATAAATTTATTCTTGCTAATGTAAAAGGAACAATTTATAGTGTTTGGGCATATGGAGATGATTAAAATAGGCATGATAGTTAATGCATTTATAAAGGACTGTAGTTCTTTCTCTAAGATCACATGATGTTATGGAAAATAGAGGAGAGCATGGTAATGGTCATTATATTATGGAGGTCATTCAATATTGTTGGCTACATGGTATAACGAATCACATCATAGGAGGAAAAAAATAAGAATATTTAGAAAATATGTATGATCAGTTCTCTAATTATTTAGAGACTTCATTATTAAGTATTTGTCTCTCTTTTCAGTCGCCCACATGGAAATATTTGATGATATATTAAGGCtctttattttttttacaaaaatgagTCATTTGTTATGACTCTAATATCTCATTTCACTCTTTAAGACATGGTAGAAATGAGTTATTGATTGTTGTTGAGTTGTAAGGTGATCAGGCATatagaccaaaaaaaataaaataaaataatggatGATTGTAGATTTCTTCAGTATTGTTTTCTCGATAAAAAATCGTAGAACATTTTGCATTTATCCTTCTCTAGTTTAGCCAACTTCTACTTGGTCATGGTTTGTATGTAGTTTATGTGAGTTTGATTAACATGTTTTATGGATTTTACCTATTGTTAAAGTTGTGTTctctatttttaatatattttaatatcataTGGATGTTGTTTTTGTTATTGGTTTTCATATCATCCCATAGataataaatgatatttttaattgtTTATCTAATGCTAATTTATTGTATctaaaaaaatctttatttttttaatatgattttGTATGTTTCAATACTTTGTATATTTTCAAGCTTTTAGTTTTAGTCAATATACTTAATAAGTTTGTTGTTAAGAAGAGACTATTAGGCATTTTTTTTCAAAAGGTGACCAAACATACAAGTTAACAAGTGCCACAGAAGGAGATAAACTCTCTTGctttatcttcatctctacctctatctccctctctagaAATGTCCCCCTCTATCCATCCAtcaatctatctctctctctatatcactctatctatctatctatgatCTTTTTAATtgtttatctttctatctatctatctctaccACTATGtctacccctctctctctatatatcactttctatctatgtctctatctttatcttcatatatcttcctctctATTACTCTATGTATTTTTCACTTTGATCTCTATCTATTCCTCTCTCCTaattctctttatctctctatatatttctcctttctattttcctctcttctttccccatctctatctccaaatctatctatatctctatcttattctctatctatatctctttacccatttgtctcttttttttttacttctttctttccctctttctatccctatctatccctctctctccctctcatcttATCACAAACATAACATGACCATGTTGCTAATGAtacttgattatcttcttgatttaaagGTTTTATTTCAGTTATGATTGCAtcattgtaagtggatgcataattgatttgaaTATAGCACTTTTGCATTGAGACCTTTCTTGCACAAGCAACATCATGgcttaccaattgacctcatgtactacacaaatttatgcaaaaaactAGACCAATTTTTTTGTTAGTTGACCCTCCACTCGTCTTGGACATTACTCACTGCACACTAATGGTGCAATCACTAGTAAGATAGATTCAATATCTAGAAAAATAGTTTCTACTCCAACAACTATTAGTGATTGGAAATTACCAATTCACATAATAACatatatagaaaatataaaatcatttttaaagttaccattttaattttataataatcTATAATCATGAATATGTTTTAAAATTGTTCTATGATATTTAATGCTTTGTAAGGGACCTTTTTTTGTTAGGGTAATAGGTGTAACCTACAATGACAACATTATAGGAGTTCAAAGTAAGAAAAAAAAGCTAAGAGTAAACAAAGAGACAAAATGACCATGCTTCCATTTAGATGATTTAATTTCCATTTCTAgcatataaagaaaaaaatatggaCATGTTTCATGTGATTTGATTTTAATAAttgcaaatttctattttttaattaaaatataataacatTATATTTATAAATCGAATAATAGACAAATAAAATAATTACcttaataatgacatctatcaatgTTATTTAATATGGGCATGTTTCTAAttaactaaatattattttaaatggaGTAGTGGCCAAATAAAATAATTACCTTAATAATGACATCTATTAACTTTTTtaacataatattttttaaataaaagcaTGCtagtttaacatcaatgacaaattggtcccaataatttttaaatattaaataactaATAGATTGTGataacatgaacatatttctttaATAAGACATGCACTATTAACTAGATGAATTTATACTTTgacaaaaataattaatattagttatgttatttaattaccAAGTTTTCATAATTTTACCGAATTTTGAAATTTGAGAAAaacaaaatattataaatattcatGTGTCTACAGATATAAACAACTATAATTATTTTTCTCCCACTAAAATCAAAATTATAACATATTAAATAATCAAGAGTACCTACTTGCtattaaaacaaaaagagaaagacGATTTAATTTTAATAGAATTAGATAGGTAAAAATCGTTTAGATTGATTAATTTTAATGAAATGACTTAACTCATAAGTTATGTTTAAAAACTTTATCTAAGTATTATTATTTGGAGATATGCTCACGAATTATCTATTCTAATATTTCGAAATATTTGGAGTTGAATTTAAGATGAGGAAGTTGAATTGAAGTTTGATTATAGTAATGAGTGCATGACTTGAATCTGCGTAATATTGATGTGGCCGATGGCTTGTTTTTTATCATGGTCGGTTCAGTTTTAAAATTTAATGAATTTGGACCCACTAGACTTTTCATCCCTATAAACATAGACTCGCTTAGGTATGTGGTAATATAATAGTGAATGAATAGTGTTGTCACATGATTTTTTGGGGAAGTTTGTAAGAAATGATTAATTTTTAACTCACGAGATGTTGATTTAATAGCTTTCTAAAATGATCAAAGATAATATGTCTAATCATGCAATATATGTTAGATAGTGATGTAAGTTAATGATGTATTATTGAGTTTCTGTGCATGCTtaaatgatgatgttttgatgtatttACATTATTTTAATACTTTTTTTAAATGAATTAGGATTAGTCTTATTGGTGGTCAATTTAATAACAAACAAAATTCATTTAAgcttacatacatatatacatttggactcattttcacatcatctataactaatttgaaaaatattcaagTAGCTTTCATGTGGTCAACTTTTCATAGCGGTATTTCTTTTCATCTTCTATGTTCAtggaaattacaaaaatataataaagATCTAAGTTTGGGAGTGTTTTAATTGTTTTTCGAGTTTTGGCTGAGTTGTGAAATTTTGGTAGACTACCAGACTTCTTCCTCTTGTTTGACCTCTTATATTAATTTGCAGTCCAATAAAAAAGTTATACAAAGGTGTTTTCTTGGTATCCTTTCCTTTGTTCCATTTGATTGTATGATTTTTACAAACATTTAAACTTATATCTCTCCTCTTGACCTTCCATTTTATTTTGTAGTACATCCCTACTTCTTTCATTGCTTGATGGATTTCTAGGGTGTTGATGGTTATCTAGAATCTCTCATCCCTATGTTGTGTCCTTCCTTCACTTCCTACATATTCTTCCACTCCTCCTTTTGTGAAACCTTGTTACTTTGTAAAATTTCCTCTAGTTCTACCTCCACTTTTGGTTATAACTCATATTGCCTTTTTGCAAAATTTCCAATTAGGTTTTTTGTTCTTTTCATTCATTTGTAGAATTATTTTATTGATTGAGATGTCTTTACCGTACATATTTCTGCATCCTTAATTCACTcattttcttgactttgaagaGTTTTTTAGACTTCCACATTTCCATTTCCATGTCTAGTCATAGAAAAAATCTTCCAACCTATTGTCCATTTGTATTTTTAAGTATTTCATTTAAAAATTTATTGTGGCTAATCAATGAACATTAAGAGCTAACATCTAGACTTCTAGTTTTCCACCAAGATATCCAATCTCGATGTCACATCTCATGTCTCTTTCTGTCAcattgcttcatatttcttcctttaCTCTTTTAACCTATTTGTAGAATTTTCACATAATTTTAAACTTTCAATATAATTTCTAGTCTTGGCCTTTAGTTATATAATGAAACCCATCTCCATTTCTCACCTCTCATCCTACATCAGATGTATGAATTTCATCTTGTTTACTTTAGCCACTATCTAAATCTTCTTAGGATACCATTAGTGATTGGATTTCACCTCACAACTACTCATTAAGTTGTATCCCACCTTTAAGAAACCATTGTCCATTTATAGGAAATGGATTTGCATGCAATTTCAATTGCAAAAGACGAGTATGGTCATGCTACCATTAAGAAGTGCTAGTCTTCTAcgttttaattatattcatgtctATACTAAGCTAGTTATATCATGAATTTTGTGGATTTTACCTTATCTTTCACACCAAATTCATGACATATATTTATTCATCAAATTTTCATAACTTATTAGGGAAAAAAACTACATACCTCCCTACATGATCTAGAATTCCATAAATGACCAAGGAATGAGTGTAATTTGATGGGGGGAGGATTTTAATCCCTCCTAATACTTTGGACACATTAAAGACTGAACGGGGGAGGAGAGGTGGGAGAAATGGGGAGAAAAGGGTCCTCGGGAAGCCAAGAGATGGGGCCAACTTGAGGAGGAGGATTGGCTACGATGGTAAGCGACCCCATCTCTTTGCTTCTGGAGGACCTTTTTCTCCCCATTTCTCCTGCCTCCCCTCCCCTGTTTAGTCTCGAGCCCCTCTCTTCGGGCCATATCCTGAGGTGGGATTCTTGCCAAAATGTTGTCCAACACTTATGCTTAATAAGTAGGCCATTTtattattatctccatctccatctctctccctatctatatctccttacctctccctatctctctatcccCATCTATCCTTCCCACtgcatctatctctctatctctccctctctccctatcactccctcttgtatatatctctacttctatatcttctcactctctctcttcctTTATGCACTCTTATCCCTTCATCTCTCCCACTCTCTCTgcattcctctctatctctctatataacAGTTCCTATATCTTTATCCTTTAGTCTCTCTATCTACCCCTATCTCATTGTTTCCCTCTTTCCATCTatgtttctccctctccctctttctctctcctttcatctctccctctctctcacctccTTTCTATTTTTCAAGTTATGTCTATTAAATCTCTCCCTTCCAtccctatctcttcctctttatatTCCTatacatccctctctctctccctctttctatcattatcactttctctttctccaacactccctctttttatatcttgATGTCTCTTCTCtctaacacatacacacacattacacatttcttcctctctatctctatctttcctcctctctatctctcttcctctctctaaacctttttctctattacttgtctttgtcacattcttcctctctcactctttcctcttttatctctACCTACATATATCCTTCCCTCTCTATTTACATATCATTATCGTTATCTCTCTCTTTGTCTATTATTAGCTCCATATCTCATGtatttctctctatctctttcactcctcactatatatatgtatatatttctatctctctccctatccataTCTATCTATATCACTAATTTCACTCATCCacacccccatctctctctctctctctctctctctctctc
This genomic stretch from Cryptomeria japonica chromosome 8, Sugi_1.0, whole genome shotgun sequence harbors:
- the LOC131032287 gene encoding E3 ubiquitin-protein ligase ATL59-like, which gives rise to MEAINREAARGLERVVIESIPIFSYSLVKRLKSQANCSECAVCLSDFAEDNMLRSLPKCSHAFHPECIDGWLFTHTTCPVCRTSLCEDIPTATGFGVVEQQSLPGEVTVVIDNGAGVNPFIDISDDDTTDEASGRDSRAYSLVRVRKETEQPSEWYIATAEGLTPGLHGSYSFVGVHYLHEPSGSHALFECSKRGGFVGNAGHGSRSERWGRISIKPALVLRTFSERFIPRARGQVGAEQQDNMA